DNA sequence from the Staphylococcus epidermidis genome:
GATTAGGGCTTGGTGGAGCGATGACCACGGGGTTTTTAACGATTTTTGTATTGGCTGGTTTGTTGATAGGAGGATTGGGAAGCGCACTAACAGGGATTTTTCCGATTCTTTCATTGGTTATGGGTATACTCATTGCTTTATTGGGGTTGGGCATGCTATTTGGGAAGCATTTGCCGATTAAAATAGGATCTTTTCAAGTCAAGCCAGGGAAATGGTCTATCTATTTTTACGGAATAGCCTATGCCGTGACATCACTTGGTTGTACCTTGCCAGCCTTTATGTTGGTGGTCTCTGCATCGCTGAATGACAATAGCGTAACGGCCGTGATCATCAAGTTCATCATCTACTCCCTTGGTATGGGAATTGTGGTGACAGCGATCACGATGGTCTCATTGATTTCACGACAATTGGTACAGAAGTTTCTGCACAACTATATGGGTTCTATCCAAAAAATAGCAGCTGTTGTGATTTTCCTCTCCGGTTTGTACATGGCTTATTACTGGTATTTCGGTTCTGGTGGCATTTGTACATTTTAAAATCCAACCGATCAGGTGTAACAAAAAATAGATGAAAGATGTAAAAAAGCTAAACGAACAAATTTCAAGTTAGGCTATAGGCCATGTATGTACCTTAACCAAAGAATAAAATTTTTTTAGAAAGAGTGGTGAGAATGATGGATGAGAATCGCTCGAAAGGTAACCGCTGGGGTGTTTGGGCCTTTTTCGGAATATTATTGGTTCCTTTATTGGTTCCTTTACTTTGTTGCGCAGGACCGATTCTCCTTGTTGCATTAGGGAGCACAGGTATTGGTGCCCTCTTTGCTGGTGCGACAGGAAATTGGTGGTTGACCGGCATTTTTGCAGCATTGGCCATTGTTATGATTGCTCTGATCCTCAGCAAGTTGTTGAAGAACAAATACAATTCTCCTGAAGGCAATGGAAAAACAAAAAATAAAACGGATTGCTGTACGCCTCCAGAGAGCGTGGATCGGAAACATGAGACAAGATAAATATGAGATAAATGTACAGAACTGTCTATCAAACTTTAAATAGAAAGAGGGATTCAAATGACTCAAAATTCATATAAAATACCCATTCAAGGCATGACATGCACAGGCTGTGAAGAACATGTAACCGAAGCATTGGAACAAGCCGGAGCTAAAGGTGTTTCGGCCGATTTCCGACGCGGTGAGGCCATTTTTGAACTCAGCGATGATCAGATCGAAAAGGCTAAGCAAAATATTTCGGCAGCCGGCTATCAACCCGGAGAGGAAGAAAGCCAGCCCTCTGAAAACAGTGTAGATTTCAATCGGGATGGCGATTACGATCTTCTGATTATTGGTTCCGGCGGTGCGGCGTTTTCTGCAGCTATCAAGGCCAATGAAAACGGGGCGAAAGTGGCCATGGTAGAACGGGGAACCGTCGGGGGGACCTGCGTTAACATCGGTTGTGTACCGTCAAAAACCATGCTTCGTGCCGGTGAAATAAACGGTCTCGCCCAAAACAATCCGTTTACCGGACTTCAAACGAGTACCGGTGCTGCGGACCTTGCCCAATTGACCGAACAAAAAGATGGATTAGTCAGTCAAATGCGTCAAGAAAAATATATAGACTTGATCGAAGAATATGGATTTGATCTCATTCGTGGCGAGGCCTCGTTTATCGACGATAAGACGATACAAGTGAATGGACAAAACATCACGTCTAAAAGCTTTTTAATCGCAACGGGGGCTTCTCCGGCTGTTCCGGAAATCCCGGGAATGAATGAGGTTGATTATTTAACAAGTACATCCGCACTCGAATTAAAAGAGGTTCCACAACGATTGGCAGTGATCGGTTCTGGCTATATCGCAGCGGAATTAGGTCAAATGTTTCACAACCTCGGAACAGAAGTGACTCTCATGCAAAGAAGCGAGCGTCTGTTTAAAACCTACGATCCTGAAATTTCCGAAGCCATCGATGAATCCTTAACTGAGCAAGGACTTAACCTGATCACTGGGGTCACTTATCAAAAGGTTGAGCAAAACGGTAAGTCGACAAGCATTTATATTGAAGTGAACGGTCAAGAACAAGTCATCGAAGCCGATCAAGTCCTCGTGGCAACAGGAAGAAAGCCGAACACAGAGACTTTAAACCTTGAATCAGCAGGTGTGAAAACAGGGAAAAAAGGCGAAGTGCTGACCAATGAATATTTGCAAACGTCGAATAACCGAATATATGCCGCGGGCGATGTGACCCTCGGTCCGCAATTCGTTTATGTTGCAGCTTATGAAGGCGGGATTGTGGCAAATAATGCGTTGGGTCTAGCGAAACGCAAAATCGATCTTCGCTTTGTTCCCGGCGTAACCTTCACCAATCCATCGATCGCCACAGTCGGCTTGACTGAACAACAGGCAAAAGAAAAAGGTTACGATGTCAAAACATCGGTCCTTCCGTTGGACGCTGTACCGCGGGCCTTAGTCAATCACGAAACAACAGGGGTCTATAAACTTGTAGTCAACGCCCAAACCCAGAAATTGATCGGGGCGCACATTGTGAGTGAAAATGCTGGAGATGTGATTTATGCGGCAACGTTAGCGGTTCAATTTGGATTGACCATTGAAGACCTTACGGATAGCTTTGCGCCTTATTTAACGATGGCTGAAGGATTAAAGCTTGCAGCCTTGACGTTTGATAAAGACGTATCGAAATTATCTTGTTGTGCAGGCTAATGGTTCCTTTTGATTCTAATGCTATGTTGCAGGAGGCACTTAAAACAATGAAGTGGAGAAAATATAAGGAGGAATAAGCTTATGAAAAATATTTCAGAATTCTCAGCCCAACTTAATCAAACTTTTGATCAAGGGGAAGCCGTCTCTATGGAGTGGTTATTCCGTCCGTTGCTAAAAATGCTGGCGGAGGGCGATCCAGTCCCCGTTGAGGACATCGCGGCGGAGACCGGGAAGCCCGTCGAGGAAGTTAAGCAAGTCCTACAGACTCTACCTAGTGTGGAACTTGATGAGCAGGGCCGTGTCGTCGGTTATGGCCTCACACTGGTCCCTACCCCCCATCGCTTCGAGGTTGATGGGAAGCAACTATATGCATGGTGCGCCCTTGACACACTTATGTTCCCAGCACTCATCGGCCGGACGGTCCACATCGCTTCGCCTTGTCACGGCACCGGTAAGTCCGTACGGTTGACGGTGGAACCGGACCGCGTTGTAAGCGTCGAGCCTTCAACAGCCGTTGTCTCGATTGTTACACCAGATGAAATGGCCTCGGTTCGGTCGGCCTTCTGTAACAACGTTCACTTTTTCAGTTCACCGAGTGCAGCCCAAGACTGGCTTAACCAACACCCTGAGTCGAGCGTTTTGCCCGTTGAAGATGCCTTTGAACTGGGTCGCCATTTGGGAGCGCGTTATGAGGAGTCAGGACCTACTAATGGGTCCTGTTGTAACATTTAATCTTAGGCAATTACGCCTGCGTCAATCTTGGCCTTACGATGATGTCCTGTAACCGAAGCTCTATCTAGTGAAACCAATTTTATGGGAAACCAAATAAATAAAAAGATCAATTGCTTGTGCCTATATCGGGGAGTTAATAAAGCGAGAAAGTGGATTCTTGAATATAGGAGTAAATAAGGTGCCAAAATGGCACCTTATTTAAAATATGTAACGCCAAGGTCTGCCGTATTATATTGCATTGGAAAAAGAAAACCTTCTGTATAAGGAGATGTTATATGATATTTGGTAAACTGTTCGGCAGTTTGGGCGTAGAAAGCTTTTGCTCCTTGAACATCACGTTTGCCAGTTACAATGTCATTTAACAAGTTTAAAGATAAAAAATTCATCGCTTCCTCATGACACTTTGCTGATGCCTCACCTGTAGTTCGATCTAAGTAGACACTTCCATCAAAAGCGGCAATCGCATCATATAAGTGTACGGGCACTTTATAATCGATGGTCTGCTTAAGGAAATCAAGGTGAGGGGTAGGGAAGTTATGAGGGACTGGATCCTTATATACTATCGTGCGTTTCCATGGCCCGCTATTGTACCAAATTAATCGTCTCATTGTTGCTTCCTGGGGATATCCATACTTACTAATTATGGTTTTTGCCCCTTCCAACGGTGGTCCCTGCCAATAGGACAAAATGTGATTTAAATGACTATCCATTGCCATACCTCCTAAACATTTGCCTAAAAGCATTGTATGCCCAATAAATGAATTTTAGGTAAATGTATATTTAATGATCGGCAGATTGCAGTAAATAACGAATGCCTGCAATGCAATTAACATGGGATTTAACACTGGACAGTAATTTTTTTGCTGGGATTTTGCTATCAGATAGCTTTTCTTAGTGATGATAGGATATGTTGACCAAATTGGCCGTGAGATTGGAGGGGTGGTTTTTATGGTTAGTTGTTGTTCAATCGATCCATACACTGAATTCGAAGTCATTATTATTGGTGCCGGGGTGCCGGAGGTTTCTCTTGCCTTTCATTTGACTTCATACGGCATAAGGACGGCACTTGCGGATGAACAGAACGTGGATAACAGATTAAAGGACTTTTTAAGAACTTTTCAAGAATTGATTGAGCGCGATTCGGGTATGCCGTGAACGTTACAGGCAATAAAAGAAGATATGCACCTCATCCTTTTTGACGGTACCATTACCCTTGAAGGTGAACATGCTGTCCGTATTGATGAACACAAAATTCGGGGGGATCGTATGGTCGTACCATTTGATACGTTTAAACAAATAGGAAAACCTAGAAACCAAAACGACATCCATTTTAAAAACGATCCTTTTCAAAGAGTTACGAATGATTTATGGATCACGAATCCCTCATTGTCAGAAGTGGATCAAGAACAAATATGGCAGACTGGAGACTATTTTTCAAAACACCTTCAGAACATTGAATAAATGAAGGGTTCTGTTGCAAAGTAAAAAAATATAGCTAACCACTAATTTATCATGTCAGTGTTCGCTTAACTTGCTAGCATGATGCTAATTTCGTGGCATGGCGAAAATCCGTAGATCTGAAGAGACCTGCGGTTCTTTTTATATAGAGCGTAAATACATTCAATACCTTTTAAAGTATTCTTTGCTGTATTGATACTTTGATACCTTGTCTTTCTTACTTTAATATGACGGTGATCTTGCTCAATGAGGTTATTCAGATATTTCGATGTACAATGACAGTCAGGTTTAAGTTTAAAAGCTTTAATTACTTTAGCCATTGCTACCTTCGTTGAAGGCGCCTGATCTGTAATTACCTTTTGAGGTTTACCAAATTGTTTAATGAGACGTTTGATAAACGCATATGCTGAATGATTATCTCGTTGCTTACGCAACCAAATATCTAATGTATGTCCCTCTGCATCAATGGCACGATATAAATAGCTCCATTTTCCTTTTATTTTGATGTACGTCTCATCAATACGCCATTTGTAATAAGCTTTTTTATGCTTTTTCTTCCAAATTTGATACAAAATTGGGGCATATTCTTGAACCCAACGGTAGACCGTTGAATGATGAACGTTTACACCACGTTCCCTTAATATTTCAGATATATCATGATAACTCAATGCATATCTTAGATAGTAGCCAACGGCTACAGTGATAACATCCTTGTTAAATTGTTTATATCTGAAATAGTTCATACAGAAGACTCCTTTTTGTTAAAATTATACTATAAATTCAACTTTGCAACAGAACCTTATTGCATATCTTTTTAGCCATATCACTGATAGGGTGAAGCGTATCATAAGTGATGGTAAAAAATATGAGTAAGTAGATGAAGAGTGAAAATCAGATTAATTAATAATAATGTATCAAATTTAAATAAAGGGGTTTTTAAGTATGAATTTAAGAGGTCATGAAAATAGACTTAAATTTCATGCGAAATATGATGTGACACCTATATCACATTTAAAATTATTAGAAGGTCAAAAGAAAGACGGTGAAGGCGGCATACTGACAGATAGCTATTACTGTTTTTCATACAGCTTAAAAGGTAATTCTAAAAAAGTTTTAGGTACGTTTAATTGTGGTTATCATATTGCTGAAGATTTACTAAAATTATCAAATCAAGATAAATTACCTTTATTTAACCCGTTTAAAGTAATTAATGAAGGTAATCAATTGCAGGGCGTAACGAATAAAGGTAATTTAAATATTAATAGGCAAAGAAAACAGTATAATGAAGTGGCTTTACAGCTTTCAAATGCTATTAATTTAATCATAATTTGTTATGAGGATAATATTAAAGAACCACTTTCAACGATAAAATACGAAACCGATAAATATTATTATAGTGAACCATATGATAGTAAAATAAAAGCAGTAAATACTATTATAGGTAATTTGTTTGATAAGAAATTAGTTGAGAAGATATCTGAAATTAATGTAAATCAGAAAATTAGAAAATTTGATTTTTCATTACTCACTAATAAAATTAAAAAATATAAGATACAAAATAATTTTGAATAAGTGGATGTAAGCAAATGTTAAATATAGAAGTTAGTATTAAGGATACTCAAGATATTATAAATTATTTTATTGAATGTGACGTTAATGATAACTATTATGAAAGTGAGCAAAGAAGCAGTCTCGGAAAGTTAGCTTTAGAATTGGACAAAGTAAGTAATCAGTTAAACAATGAAAATATTGAAGATATGAAAAAGATAATTGAAAAAGTAGCAGAAGCAAATAGAGTTATCGCTAAATCTTCTTTAAGAAAAAATTGAGTGTTTTAGTAAGATGATTGAAGTTGATAATAAAATCTACTAATCAAAAGAAATTTTAAATATATATTGAGTTAAAACTTGAAAAACTTATGTCTAAATGAAGAAACATCGCTTATACAGGGTATCGCATATTTTGCCTTAAGTTCAAAACTGTCAAACCTATAAATCCTCAAAGCCCCCCCTTTAAGTTCAAATACTATACATATAATAGAATCACAACGAAAAGCACGTCATAACTGTACTGTTTATTCTGTACAGTAGGTATTAAACTATTAAATAAGTATAAAATTAAACGAAAGCCAAGCAATAATGTAGACTGACCCCAATTAGTGGGAATTATATAAAAACATTTTCGTTGAATTCATATTAAAATGAATCATACGGAGGTGTTTTTTTCTATGAAAAGAGTTTCTTATTCAGTAGAAACAAAGTATAAAGCAGTTGAAATGAAAGCAGCAGGATTTTCAAAAAAAGAAATTATGAAAGAATTAAATATTAGAAATAGAACACAAGTGAAAACTTGGTGGCGATGGTATCGAAATGGGGAAAGTTATAGATTTTTACAACATGTTGGTAAACAATATACCTACGGTTATCGTAAGATTACAGCATTGATTAATCAATGTTATACATCACCAATTAATCATAAGAGAGTACAGAGAATAATGCAGAAGCATCATTTAAACTGCCGAGTTAGACCTAAAAAGACGACAAGAATAGGTAAACCGTATTATAAAACGGACAATTTATTACAAAGACAATTTAAAGCGAGTTGTCCAATGGAAGTATTAACAACCGATATTACTTATTTACCATTTGGTCATTCTATGTTGTATTTATCTTCGATAATGGATATTTATAACGGAGAAATTGTGGCGTATAAAATAGATGATAAACAAGACCAAAGTTTAGTTAATGATACATTAAATCAAATCGATATACCTGAGAGTTGTATATTACATAGTGATCAAGGCAGCGTTTATACATCTTATGCTTATTATCAATTGTGCGAAGAAAAAGGCATTATCAGAAGTATGTCCCGAAAGGGAACACCTGCCGATAACGCCCCGATAGAAAGTTTCCATTCCTCGCTAAAGTCTGAAACTTTTTACATCAATAATGAGCTTAATCGCTCTAATCATATTGTAATAGATATTGTCGAAAAGTACATTAAAAACTATAATAATAATCGAATTCAACAAAAACTAGGCTACTTATCCTCTGTAAAATACAGAGAATTAATAGCCTAGAACATGGTGTTTTTATTAAGTTCCCGTTTTAAGGGTTCAGTGCCCTAGGATTATAGGCTCTTTTGTTTATAAAGGTAATTGAACTAAAGTATTATAATTTCAATTCTTAATTAATGTTCCTATTTTACCGTCTAAAGCGTCCCCTAATCCTGCTAGAGATGTAATCAAAACACTGCCTTTAGTATTTTTTTCAAGAAATTGAAGTGCAGCTTCAACTTTTGGGAGCATACTTCCTTTAGCAAATTGACCATCAGAGATATGTTTTTTCATTTCATCCACAGACACTTCATCGAGACCTCTTTGGTTTTCTTTTCCATAGTTAATGTAAACATGGTCCACAGCAGTTAATATGATTAATTGATCAGATTGTAAATGTGCTGCTAATAAAGCACTCGTTTTATCTTTATCAATAACTGCATCAACACCTGTATAAACTTCATTTTCCTTAATTACTGGAATTCCACCACCGCCGGCAGCGATAACTAGTGTTCCATGAGTGATTAATGTTTCTATACTATCTAACTCAACTATACTTATAGGTTGTGGGGAAGGGACAACGCGACGATAGCCGCGTCCAGAATCTTCTACAAAAGTATAACCTTTTTCTTTCGTAAATTTATCAGCCTGCTCTTTTGTATAAAATAATCCAATTGGTTTAGTAGGGTTATTGAAAGCAGAATCATCGCTTGCAACTTGAACTTGTGTTACTAGCGTAACAACTTCTTTATCTATGCCCATTGAATGAAGTTCGTTTTGTAAACTTTCTTGCATCTGATAGCCAATATAAGCTTGACTCATAGCACCACATTCAGGGAAAGGAAAAGGAGGACCTTGTTTGTGTTCCGCCGCATAATTTAAACCTAAGTTAATACTTCCAACTTGTGGACCATTACCATGACTAATTACAATTTCGTATCCTTTATCGATTAAACTTACTAGAGATTTAGATGTACTTTTTAATAAATCTAATTGTTCTTTAGGCGATTGTCCTAAAGCGTTACCACCCAAAGCTACGACGATTTTAGACATATTTATATCCTCCTTTCATTTACTCTCCTAATGTTGCTACCATGACTGCTTTTATTGTATGTGCTCTATTTTCTGCTTCTTGGAAAACAACTGATTGTTCACTTTCAAATACTTCATTTGTTACTTCCATTTCAGTTAGACCATATTTTTCTTGAATTTGTTTACCGATTATTGTTTCAGTATCATGGAATGATGGTAAGCAATGTTCAAAAATTGTATGTGGATTACCTGTTTTTTTCATTAATTCTTTAGTTACACGGTATGGTTCTAATAATTTGATACGTTTTTCCCAAACTTCATCAGGTTCACCCATAGATACCCAAACATCTGTGTAAATTACATCAGATCCTTTGACACCTTCATCAATATCGTCAGTTATAAGGATTTCACCACCGTTTTTGTCAGCTATATCATTACAACGATTTAATAATTCATCAGTTGGATTTAGTTCTTTAGGACATACAAGATGGAAAGTCATGCCCATGATTGCTGCTCCTTGCATTAAGGCATTTGCAACGTTATTACGTCCATCTCCAACATATGTGAAGTTAATTTCATTATATGGTTTTTTCAATACTTCTTTAGCTGTTAAAAAATCAGCAAGTACTTGTGTAGGATGATCTTCATCTGTTAAACCATTCCATACGGGAACGCCAGAATATTTTGCCAAATCCTCAACTACTCTTTGTGAGAATCCACGATATTCTATGCCATCATACATTCCACCTAAAACACGAGCAGTATCTTTGGTAGACTCTTTTTTACCCATTTGAGAACCTGTTGGCCCAAGGTATGTTACATGTGCACCTTGATCATAAGCCGCTGTTTCAAATGCACATCGAGTGCGTGTTGAATCTTTTTCAAAAAGTAGAGCGATATTTTTACCTTTCATTTTTTGTTGTTCTATTCCTGCATATTTTGCGCGTTTAAGATCTTCAGATAAATTAAGTAAAAATTCCATTTCTTTTTGTGTGAAGTCTAACAAAGTTAAAAAGTTTCTATTTCTTAAATTTTTCATTTTGAATATCTCCTTTTCAATTAATATTTTATTCATGTTATTTTTTTATAATCCAATTTCTTTTATCTTGATATATAATATTTTCTATTTTTAATTCTCTGATTATTTCACCAGTAGTTTTTCTGTTAAGTCCAGATAAATTACTTATTAATTGAACAGTCATAATTTGTTTTAATTCATAGAATTCTCCATTATCATCCCCAATTGAAAGGCATAAAATTTGTAGTATTCTTTCAATTCTTTCTTTAGCTGAATTAGCTCTTAACGCCATAATATATTCTACTTGAAATTGAATAGTCTCATTAAGTTTCTTGAAGAGACTTTCAAATATTTCATTATGCTTTCTACATAAATACTCAAGTAAATCTTTCGGTAAAGTTAATATTTTACAATCTGTCAAAGCTGTACATATTTCATATGGTGCAGGGGTTTCATTAAATATGAAGTTCATTGGAAATATATTTTCGTCTTTACTTAATCTTAAATAATTGTCACCAGTAATATTAGAAGATTCATGTAAAATACAACCATTTACTAAAAAGTATACAAATTTTATTTGATCAGTTGAATGATATATGACTTGTCCTTTTTTATATTGATAAAGTGTTAAATCCTCTTTATAAGGTCTAACAATACTAACAGGAATATTTAAGTATGATGCTAATTGTTTAAGATTATTATCAAATTCATATTCTGAATTTTTAATATAAATATTTTCTTCATACATAACTATAAACCCCTTAAAAATTACTTAGTTTAAATCATAACTTAAAATACAGAAATATTACCTGTAATCAAACGAACTATTCCTATTATTGCAAGTACAATGATGAATATGAATAACGTATAATCCAATTTTGTCAAATGTTTGTTATTATCCCTTTGTACGTAGCTGTATACGAGTAATCCAGGTATATATAACAACATCGTTAATAGTAAATAATCTAATCCAGCTGCATAAACCAACCAAATTGTGTAAATAGATGCAATAATTCCTATTATCCATTGTTTTAAATTAGCTTTAGATTTATTTTGAATAGTATATTTAACCTGGTAAAAAGCACTGAGTGTATATGGAATTAAGATTGCACTTGATGCAAGTGAAAACGCAAACTGATAGGCACTATCTGTAAACAACATACTAATTAAAAATAACTGAACTAATATATTAGTAATAATTAAAGCGTTGACCGGAGCTTTATTCTTATTTTCTTTAGCAAACCATTTCGGGAAAAGTCCATCTTTAGCTACAATGAATGGTAATTCACCAGCTAGTAATGTCCATCCTAACCAAGCTCCTAAAACAGAGATAATTAAGCCTATATTAACTAACACTGAACCCCAATGACCTACAATATGTTCTAATACTTGTGCCATTGATGGATTAGCAAGTTTTGAAATTTGGTTCTGCTGAATGACACCTTGGGCTAGTACAGTCATTAAGAAATAAATGACTAGCACAGAAATCAAACCAATAACGGTAGCAGTTCCTACATCTTTTTTAGACTTTGCACGTCCAGAAAAGACAACGGCTCCTTCAATCCCTGTGAATACCCATACAGTTACTAACATAGTACTTTTTACTTGTGCCATTGTATCTCCCCAACTAAAAACGCCAACACTTCCACTAGTCATACCATAAAAACCGGATTTAAAAGTACTGAAGTTGAATACAACTATCATGCATATAATAACTAGAAATATAGGTATTAATTTAGCTACTGTAACAATACTATTTATAAACGCTGCAGTTTCTACACCTCTAAGTATTAAAAAATGTACACCCCATAATAAAATTGATGCTATGATAATACTTGGAAGTGTGTTACCTCCTTTAAATATAGGGAAAAAGTTACCCACAGCTGACATTAATAGGGTTGCATAAGCCACATTACCTAGAAATGCTGCAAACCAATATCCCCAAGCACTTGAAAAACCAATAAAATCTCCAAACCCTGTTTGAGCATAACTATAAATTCCTCCATCAAGATCTGGTCGCTCATTTGTTAAATTTTGAAATACGAAAGCAAGAGAAATCATACCAATAGCAGTTATTATCCAACCGATAATTATTGCAAGTCCACCAGCTTGGCCACCCATATCTGAGATGATATTGAATGCACCACCGCCTATCATAGAGCCTATGACTAAACCAATTAAGGAAGTTTTACCTAATTTATTTTCATCCATATTAATCTCCCCTAATAAAGGTGGTAAAAATCTTGTTATTTGATTTAATGAATGAATTACTTGTGACTTTTACCACCTTTCAAATTTAAATATCTTCTCTAAATAACGGCTGACTCATACATCTTGGGCCTCCGCGTCCACGTACAAGTTCACTACCAGTAATTTCAATCACTTTAATTCCTTTGTCGCGTAAAAGTTGGTTTGATACATAGTTGCGATCGTATGTCACCACAACCCCTGGTCGAATACATAATGTGTTTGAGCCATCATTCCATTGTTCACGTGCACCATCAATAACGTCGCCATTACCTGTTGGAATAAAGTCCACTTTTTCTACTTCTAAAACTTCAGCAAGTGTTTCACGTAACTTGCTAGAACGAGTAATTTTTATATCGTCCTTACCATCATTTTGTTCTATGGTAAATATATTCATATTATTTTCTTCTTTAAATATTGCTGCATGTACTGTAAACTTATCGTAGTCAATCATAGTTAGTACTGTATCTAGGTGCATAAATGTACGTGTATTAGGTATTTCAATAGCTACGATTTTTTTAAAACTTGTGTTTGCATCTTTGAAAATATTACGTGCTAACTTTTCTATTGCTTGAGCTGATGTACGTTCTGATATACCAATAGCTAAAACATCTTTCGATAATACTAATTCATCTCCACCTTCAATATTAAATGGTGAGTTACGATCTAACCATACTGGTACATCTTTATCTTTAAATCTTGGATGATGTTTCAGTATATATGTCATAAAAATAGATTCTCTACGTCGTGCTCTCCAATACATTCTGTTAATTGTCATTCCTCTACCAATTGAAGCTTGGGGATCTCTTGTAAAATAAAGGTTGGGCATTGGATCTAAGTAAAATGGATATCTATCATCCATATATTCTACTAAATGAGTTGTTTCAAGTTGAATTTCTTCTTTACGTACGCCAGCCATGATTTTATTTACAAGTTCTTGGTCAGATAACTTTGAAAAGAATTCTTTAATTTCAGTTTCATGACCTAATATTGTCTTTTTAGATTCTGTTAATATATCGTTTATGAAGTTCTCGCGTACTTCTGGCTCAGTAATAGATTCTGCTGCAAGTTTTTCTAAATAAACTACTTCGATTCCTTCATCTCTCAAAGTTTGAGCAAATTTGTCATGCTCTTCTTGTGCAACTTTTAAGTAGGGAATATCATCGAATAATAAACCACTTAAATGATCAGGTACTAAATTTTCTAATTCTTTTCCTGGTCTTTTTA
Encoded proteins:
- a CDS encoding Crp/Fnr family transcriptional regulator, with translation MYEENIYIKNSEYEFDNNLKQLASYLNIPVSIVRPYKEDLTLYQYKKGQVIYHSTDQIKFVYFLVNGCILHESSNITGDNYLRLSKDENIFPMNFIFNETPAPYEICTALTDCKILTLPKDLLEYLCRKHNEIFESLFKKLNETIQFQVEYIMALRANSAKERIERILQILCLSIGDDNGEFYELKQIMTVQLISNLSGLNRKTTGEIIRELKIENIIYQDKRNWIIKK
- the arcD gene encoding arginine-ornithine antiporter translates to MDENKLGKTSLIGLVIGSMIGGGAFNIISDMGGQAGGLAIIIGWIITAIGMISLAFVFQNLTNERPDLDGGIYSYAQTGFGDFIGFSSAWGYWFAAFLGNVAYATLLMSAVGNFFPIFKGGNTLPSIIIASILLWGVHFLILRGVETAAFINSIVTVAKLIPIFLVIICMIVVFNFSTFKSGFYGMTSGSVGVFSWGDTMAQVKSTMLVTVWVFTGIEGAVVFSGRAKSKKDVGTATVIGLISVLVIYFLMTVLAQGVIQQNQISKLANPSMAQVLEHIVGHWGSVLVNIGLIISVLGAWLGWTLLAGELPFIVAKDGLFPKWFAKENKNKAPVNALIITNILVQLFLISMLFTDSAYQFAFSLASSAILIPYTLSAFYQVKYTIQNKSKANLKQWIIGIIASIYTIWLVYAAGLDYLLLTMLLYIPGLLVYSYVQRDNNKHLTKLDYTLFIFIIVLAIIGIVRLITGNISVF
- the arcA gene encoding arginine deiminase, whose product is MVQGPIQVNSEIGKLKTVLLKRPGKELENLVPDHLSGLLFDDIPYLKVAQEEHDKFAQTLRDEGIEVVYLEKLAAESITEPEVRENFINDILTESKKTILGHETEIKEFFSKLSDQELVNKIMAGVRKEEIQLETTHLVEYMDDRYPFYLDPMPNLYFTRDPQASIGRGMTINRMYWRARRRESIFMTYILKHHPRFKDKDVPVWLDRNSPFNIEGGDELVLSKDVLAIGISERTSAQAIEKLARNIFKDANTSFKKIVAIEIPNTRTFMHLDTVLTMIDYDKFTVHAAIFKEENNMNIFTIEQNDGKDDIKITRSSKLRETLAEVLEVEKVDFIPTGNGDVIDGAREQWNDGSNTLCIRPGVVVTYDRNYVSNQLLRDKGIKVIEITGSELVRGRGGPRCMSQPLFREDI